One Streptosporangium sp. NBC_01495 DNA window includes the following coding sequences:
- a CDS encoding sensor histidine kinase, whose amino-acid sequence MAASRSIRFKVSVLLVIPLVSLVALWGFATVVTVGDSVSLLSVGTLYDSIGKPAGDLGTAVQREHILSAEYLATRSDADRDTLAGQRSVTDQARSRLRRQTTGEAAQAEMSDEMRTRHAELMRQVDGLDAIRARIDSGRIGPVNLSEEFSRLPDALRRLFNTLSLSNDLPLYRQSHGITMINQAMDLLSRERALAAGALALGTPMTASEMRLFARLAANRTFLMDQALPDLEPALRAPFSEMIASSTYARFTSLENRLLSGAVGVPSTVWRTVGDEVDAAYQRSLTAAAPALVERATPVAVGVFVRAGVVGVLGLIAVVASLLVSYRIGSGITKELAAVRRAATDLARTRLPRVMEKLRRGDRVDVEAEAPELRPPGSTAEIHDVAAAFNSVQRSAVDAAVEQARLREGVSQAFRNLARRSQSLLQRQLKLLDGMQKQAEDPAALENLFRLDHLTTRMRRHAEGLVILSGGAAGRKWRSSVPMEDVLRGAAAQVEDYARVRIYPTGGTTLVGNAAADMMHLFAELLENATVFSPPGSQVSVRGELVGRGFAVEIEDRGLGLTDDKRAAINERLASPPEFDPADTDRLGFAVVGLLAARYGVEVALRASPYGGTGVVVLLPEQLLGDPEPVEESLEPPVLTVISVRPESVGQGAGTVVERVERPGDSGEVPIPADLWKPMRRGADGLPRRVRQANTPPRQAQVPRPPAAEVEGRSPEEARALMSALQSGWQRGRDEDEDGGAKR is encoded by the coding sequence ATGGCAGCGAGCAGGTCCATCCGGTTCAAGGTCTCGGTGCTGCTGGTCATCCCGCTCGTCTCGCTGGTGGCGCTGTGGGGTTTCGCGACGGTCGTCACGGTCGGCGACTCGGTGAGCCTGCTCTCCGTCGGCACCCTGTACGACTCCATCGGCAAGCCCGCGGGAGACCTGGGCACCGCGGTCCAGCGTGAGCACATCCTGTCGGCCGAGTACCTGGCCACCCGCTCCGACGCGGACCGCGACACCCTCGCGGGACAGCGCTCGGTCACCGACCAGGCCCGTTCCCGTCTGCGCAGGCAGACGACCGGGGAGGCGGCGCAGGCGGAGATGTCCGACGAGATGCGGACGCGCCACGCCGAGCTGATGCGTCAGGTGGACGGCCTCGACGCGATCCGCGCCAGGATCGACTCCGGGCGGATCGGCCCGGTGAACCTCTCCGAGGAGTTCTCCCGGCTGCCGGACGCCCTGCGCCGGCTCTTCAACACCCTGAGCCTCAGCAACGACCTCCCGCTCTACCGCCAGTCGCACGGCATCACGATGATCAACCAGGCCATGGACCTGCTCAGCCGCGAGCGGGCACTCGCCGCTGGCGCGCTGGCGCTCGGGACCCCGATGACGGCGAGCGAGATGCGGCTGTTCGCCCGGCTCGCCGCCAACCGGACCTTCCTCATGGACCAGGCGCTCCCGGACCTGGAGCCCGCGCTGCGCGCCCCCTTCTCGGAGATGATCGCCTCCTCGACGTACGCCCGCTTCACCAGCCTGGAGAACCGCCTGCTGTCCGGCGCGGTCGGCGTGCCGTCCACCGTCTGGCGCACCGTCGGGGACGAGGTGGACGCCGCCTACCAGCGGTCCCTGACGGCGGCCGCCCCCGCGCTCGTCGAGCGGGCCACGCCCGTGGCCGTCGGCGTCTTCGTCCGCGCCGGTGTCGTCGGCGTGCTCGGCCTCATCGCGGTCGTCGCGTCGCTGCTGGTCTCGTACCGGATCGGCAGCGGGATCACCAAGGAGCTCGCCGCCGTGCGGCGGGCCGCCACCGACCTCGCGCGGACGCGGCTCCCGAGGGTGATGGAGAAGCTGCGCCGCGGCGACAGGGTGGACGTGGAGGCCGAGGCGCCCGAGCTGAGGCCGCCGGGCAGCACGGCCGAGATCCACGACGTCGCCGCCGCCTTCAACAGCGTCCAGCGCAGCGCCGTGGACGCCGCCGTGGAGCAGGCCAGGCTGCGCGAGGGCGTCTCACAGGCCTTCCGCAACCTCGCCCGCCGGAGCCAGTCGCTGCTGCAGCGCCAGCTCAAGCTGCTCGACGGAATGCAGAAGCAGGCGGAGGACCCCGCGGCGCTGGAGAACCTCTTCAGGCTCGACCACCTCACCACCCGCATGCGCCGCCACGCCGAGGGCCTGGTGATCCTGTCCGGCGGTGCGGCGGGCCGCAAGTGGCGCTCGTCGGTGCCGATGGAGGACGTGCTGCGCGGGGCCGCCGCCCAGGTCGAGGACTACGCCCGGGTGCGGATCTACCCGACGGGCGGCACCACCCTGGTCGGCAACGCCGCCGCGGACATGATGCACCTGTTCGCCGAGCTCCTGGAGAACGCCACCGTCTTCTCCCCGCCGGGCAGCCAGGTCTCGGTCAGGGGCGAGCTCGTCGGGCGGGGCTTCGCGGTCGAGATCGAGGACAGGGGGCTCGGGCTGACCGACGACAAGCGCGCCGCGATCAACGAGCGCCTGGCCAGCCCGCCGGAGTTCGACCCGGCCGACACCGACCGGCTGGGCTTCGCCGTGGTCGGGCTGCTGGCCGCCAGGTACGGGGTCGAGGTGGCGCTGCGCGCCTCGCCGTACGGCGGCACCGGGGTGGTCGTCCTCCTTCCCGAGCAGCTGCTCGGAGACCCCGAGCCCGTCGAGGAGTCGCTGGAGCCGCCGGTGCTCACCGTCATCAGCGTGCGGCCCGAGTCCGTGGGACAGGGCGCCGGGACCGTCGTGGAGCGGGTGGAGCGGCCCGGCGACTCCGGTGAGGTGCCGATCCCCGCGGACCTGTGGAAGCCGATGCGGCGCGGTGCCGACGGCCTGCCCCGCCGGGTGCGGCAGGCGAACACGCCGCCGCGCCAGGCCCAGGTGCCCCGCCCGCCCGCGGCCGAGGTCGAGGGACGGTCGCCCGAGGAGGCGAGGGCGCTGATGAGCGCCCTGCAGTCCGGCTGGCAGCGCGGGCGTGACGAGGACGAGGACGGCGGTGCCAAGCGGTGA
- a CDS encoding DUF998 domain-containing protein, whose protein sequence is MLASKRLYPLIACAGIVVAAVAAVAGQADPVLYPDPLDLTISEYAALDRTGATGFAMTALGIAAFAVVAGLRAVGAPVGVLAERLMLVWGAGLIVLAVVPAALPGTGTDLLAQAYRYVSIAVLAAVPAAGGLTVARFGEDERWRPVARPVEWLTLAGGFGLLALTYVMLPGGGALVGLVEWTLLGAEVALVGVLAFRLVRLTWTRDAAPASRAALG, encoded by the coding sequence ATGCTCGCGTCAAAGAGGCTCTACCCCCTGATCGCATGTGCCGGGATCGTCGTGGCCGCCGTGGCCGCCGTCGCGGGACAGGCCGACCCGGTCCTCTACCCGGACCCGCTCGATCTGACGATCAGCGAGTACGCCGCGCTGGACCGCACCGGGGCCACCGGGTTCGCGATGACGGCGCTGGGGATCGCGGCCTTCGCGGTGGTCGCCGGGCTGCGGGCCGTGGGGGCGCCGGTGGGTGTCCTGGCCGAGCGGCTGATGCTGGTCTGGGGCGCGGGACTCATCGTGCTCGCCGTGGTGCCCGCGGCCCTTCCCGGTACGGGGACGGACCTGCTCGCCCAGGCGTACCGCTACGTGTCGATCGCCGTGCTGGCCGCGGTGCCCGCGGCGGGCGGCCTGACGGTGGCGCGGTTCGGCGAGGACGAGCGGTGGCGGCCGGTGGCCAGGCCGGTGGAGTGGCTGACGCTGGCCGGGGGTTTCGGACTGCTGGCGCTCACCTACGTGATGCTTCCCGGGGGCGGGGCGCTCGTCGGTCTCGTCGAGTGGACCCTGCTCGGCGCCGAGGTCGCGCTGGTCGGGGTGCTGGCCTTCCGGCTCGTACGACTGACCTGGACGCGGGACGCCGCTCCCGCATCACGCGCCGCTCTCGGCTGA
- the xylB gene encoding xylulokinase, producing the protein MTLVAGVDSSTQSCKVVIRDARTGALVRQGRATHPEGTEVDPGAWWDALQEAIARAGGLDGVEAMSVGAQQHGMVCLDESGDVVRKALLWNDTRSAGAAADLVKELGGPEVWAEAVGSVPVASFTVTKLRWLAEHEPDSARRTARVCLPHDWLTWRLGGEFVTDRGDASGTGYWSPATGTYRTDLLQTAFGAVPGLPEVLGPRDPAGEVRPAAGVSGAGAVRLAPGTGDNMAAALGVGALPGDVVVSIGTSGTAFAVAAGPSADPTGSVAGFADATGRFLPLVATLNAARVLDAAARMLGVGLDELGRLALEAPSGAGGLVHVPYLEGERTPNLPTATGSLHGLTLATSTPAYLARAAVEGMLCHLADAFDALGLDPARVLLIGGGARSEAVRRIAPAVFGRPVVVPEPGEYVADGAARQAAWLLGGDEPPAWEAGKAEHYEADPAPEVRARYAEVRGLG; encoded by the coding sequence ATGACACTGGTGGCCGGGGTCGACTCGTCGACCCAGAGCTGCAAGGTGGTGATCAGGGACGCCCGCACGGGCGCCCTGGTCCGCCAGGGTCGCGCGACCCACCCCGAGGGCACCGAGGTCGATCCCGGAGCCTGGTGGGACGCGCTCCAGGAGGCGATCGCGCGGGCGGGCGGGCTGGACGGCGTCGAGGCGATGAGCGTCGGCGCGCAGCAGCACGGCATGGTCTGCCTGGACGAGTCCGGCGACGTCGTCAGGAAGGCGCTGCTGTGGAACGACACCCGTTCCGCCGGAGCCGCCGCCGACCTGGTGAAGGAGCTGGGCGGCCCGGAGGTCTGGGCCGAGGCGGTCGGCAGCGTGCCGGTCGCGTCGTTCACGGTGACCAAGCTCCGCTGGCTGGCCGAGCACGAGCCCGACTCGGCCCGCCGCACGGCGAGGGTGTGCCTGCCGCACGACTGGCTCACCTGGCGGCTGGGCGGGGAGTTCGTCACCGACAGGGGTGACGCGTCGGGCACCGGGTACTGGTCGCCCGCGACCGGGACCTACCGGACGGACCTCCTCCAGACGGCCTTCGGCGCCGTACCCGGCCTTCCCGAGGTGCTGGGTCCCCGCGACCCCGCGGGCGAGGTGCGGCCCGCAGCCGGCGTCTCCGGCGCGGGCGCGGTGCGGCTCGCACCGGGCACGGGCGACAACATGGCGGCGGCCCTCGGGGTCGGCGCCCTGCCCGGGGACGTGGTGGTGTCGATCGGGACGTCGGGGACGGCCTTCGCGGTCGCCGCCGGCCCGAGCGCGGACCCGACCGGTTCCGTGGCCGGGTTCGCGGACGCCACGGGGCGGTTCCTCCCGCTGGTGGCCACGCTCAACGCCGCCAGGGTGCTCGACGCCGCCGCGCGGATGCTCGGGGTCGGTCTCGACGAGCTCGGCAGGCTGGCCCTGGAGGCGCCCTCGGGGGCCGGAGGGCTCGTCCACGTCCCGTACCTGGAGGGCGAGCGCACCCCGAACCTGCCCACCGCCACGGGCTCGCTGCACGGGCTGACGCTGGCCACCTCCACCCCGGCGTACCTCGCCAGGGCGGCGGTGGAGGGCATGCTCTGCCATCTCGCCGACGCCTTCGACGCCCTCGGGCTCGACCCGGCCAGGGTGCTGCTCATCGGCGGAGGCGCCAGGTCGGAGGCCGTACGGCGGATCGCCCCCGCGGTCTTCGGGCGGCCGGTGGTCGTCCCGGAGCCGGGGGAGTACGTCGCCGACGGGGCGGCGAGGCAGGCCGCCTGGCTGCTCGGCGGTGACGAGCCCCCGGCCTGGGAGGCGGGCAAGGCCGAGCACTACGAGGCCGATCCCGCGCCCGAGGTCAGGGCCCGCTACGCCGAGGTCCGCGGCCTCGGCTGA
- the xylA gene encoding xylose isomerase, with product MSAYTPKPEDRFTFGLWTVGWQARDPFGDASRAPLDPVESVHQLAELGAYGVTFHDDDLLAVEPDRDRAIANFKKALAETGLKVPMATTNLFTHPVFKDGGFTSNDRDVRRYALRKVIRNVDLAAELGATTYVCWGGREGAESGAAKDIRAALSRYKEGMDLLTSYVIEQGYDIRFAIEPKPNEPRGDILLPTIGHALAFINELEHSERVGLNPEVGHEEMAGLNFAHGIAQALWHGKLFHIDLNGQHGPRYDQDLIFGHGDVKNAFFLVDLLENGGYDGPRHFDYKPLRTEDSEDVWVSAAANMRTYLILKEKVAAFRADPEVAEALAASKVAELSEPTLAPGETIADLNRDDFDLDAVAARGFHFTRLNQLAMDYLLGVRG from the coding sequence ATGAGCGCCTACACCCCCAAGCCCGAAGACCGCTTCACCTTCGGGTTGTGGACCGTCGGCTGGCAGGCCCGTGACCCCTTCGGGGATGCCTCCCGGGCCCCGCTGGACCCGGTGGAGAGTGTCCACCAGCTCGCCGAGCTCGGCGCGTACGGCGTCACCTTCCACGACGACGACCTGCTCGCCGTCGAGCCCGACCGTGACAGGGCCATCGCGAATTTCAAGAAGGCGCTGGCCGAGACCGGGCTCAAGGTTCCGATGGCCACCACGAACCTGTTCACCCATCCCGTCTTCAAGGACGGCGGGTTCACCAGCAACGACCGCGACGTCCGCCGCTACGCGCTGCGCAAGGTCATCCGCAACGTGGACCTGGCCGCGGAGCTCGGCGCGACCACCTACGTCTGCTGGGGCGGGCGCGAGGGCGCCGAGTCCGGGGCCGCCAAGGACATCAGGGCCGCGCTCAGCCGCTACAAGGAGGGCATGGACCTGCTCACCTCGTACGTGATCGAGCAGGGCTACGACATCAGGTTCGCCATCGAGCCCAAGCCGAACGAGCCGCGGGGCGACATCCTGCTCCCGACCATCGGCCACGCGCTCGCGTTCATCAACGAGCTGGAGCACTCCGAGCGCGTCGGCCTCAACCCCGAGGTGGGCCACGAGGAGATGGCCGGGCTCAACTTCGCGCACGGCATCGCGCAGGCGCTCTGGCACGGCAAGCTCTTCCACATCGACCTGAACGGCCAGCACGGCCCCCGCTACGACCAGGACCTGATCTTCGGCCACGGCGACGTGAAGAACGCCTTCTTCCTGGTCGACCTGCTGGAGAACGGCGGCTACGACGGCCCCAGGCACTTCGACTACAAGCCGCTGCGCACCGAGGACTCCGAGGACGTCTGGGTCTCCGCCGCGGCCAACATGCGCACGTACCTGATCCTGAAGGAGAAGGTCGCGGCGTTCCGCGCCGACCCCGAGGTCGCCGAGGCGCTCGCCGCGAGCAAGGTCGCCGAGCTCTCCGAGCCCACGCTGGCCCCCGGTGAGACGATCGCCGACCTGAACCGCGACGACTTCGACCTCGACGCGGTGGCCGCGCGCGGCTTCCACTTCACGCGTCTCAACCAGCTCGCCATGGACTACCTCCTCGGGGTCCGCGGATGA
- a CDS encoding ROK family transcriptional regulator, with the protein MTQAVRHNSMRARNLGVVLGEVRRSGPITRAALAEITGLTKTTVSKMVGDLIEAGMVAESGALRDGERGRPGTAVALSGRRVAALGLEINVDYLSACVVDLTLAVRLRYTQAVDNRRASPVETLSHLEELAHRAVEEARGEGLSIAGSTLAVPGPVDGGLVHAAPNLGWHDVRVSDLLGFPVEVDNEANLAALGELWFGSVPGDFLHVSGEIGIGAGLVVGGTLFRGARGLAGELGHVVVSPDGPACRCGGRGCLEQYAGQDALLRAAGLAGVPDGVAALLARLHAGERDSLEACERAGQALGVALTSAVHLMDPGTIVLGGVFAPLFPWVRGPAHETMTSRLGVMRRAVPELTVSRLGGDAATLGAAGQVIHRVIADPWSHL; encoded by the coding sequence ATGACACAGGCCGTGCGCCACAATTCGATGCGCGCCCGCAACCTCGGCGTGGTCCTCGGCGAGGTCCGCAGGAGCGGTCCGATCACCCGTGCGGCGCTGGCCGAGATCACCGGGCTGACCAAGACCACGGTGTCGAAGATGGTCGGCGACCTGATCGAGGCGGGCATGGTCGCCGAGTCGGGCGCGCTCAGGGACGGCGAGCGGGGACGGCCCGGCACGGCCGTCGCGCTCAGCGGGCGACGGGTCGCCGCGCTCGGCCTGGAGATCAACGTCGACTACCTGTCGGCCTGCGTGGTCGACCTCACTCTCGCGGTGCGGCTCAGATATACACAGGCTGTGGATAACCGTAGGGCATCGCCTGTGGAAACCCTTTCCCACCTGGAAGAACTTGCCCACAGGGCTGTGGAGGAAGCTCGCGGGGAGGGCCTCTCCATCGCCGGATCGACCCTCGCGGTACCCGGCCCCGTGGACGGAGGGCTGGTCCACGCGGCGCCCAACCTCGGCTGGCACGACGTCCGCGTCTCCGACCTGCTGGGCTTCCCCGTCGAGGTGGACAACGAGGCCAACCTCGCGGCCCTGGGCGAGCTCTGGTTCGGCTCCGTGCCCGGCGACTTCCTGCACGTGTCAGGGGAGATCGGCATCGGCGCGGGCCTGGTGGTCGGCGGGACCCTGTTCCGCGGCGCCCGCGGCCTCGCCGGGGAGCTGGGACACGTGGTCGTCTCCCCCGACGGCCCGGCCTGCCGCTGCGGCGGCAGGGGGTGCCTGGAGCAGTACGCCGGGCAGGACGCGCTACTGAGGGCCGCCGGACTCGCCGGGGTCCCCGACGGGGTGGCCGCGCTGCTGGCGCGCCTGCACGCGGGCGAGCGGGACTCGCTGGAGGCCTGCGAGCGCGCCGGACAGGCGCTCGGCGTCGCCCTCACCTCGGCGGTGCACCTGATGGACCCGGGGACCATCGTGCTGGGCGGGGTGTTCGCCCCGCTGTTCCCGTGGGTCCGGGGTCCGGCGCACGAGACGATGACCTCGCGGCTGGGCGTGATGCGCCGCGCCGTCCCCGAGCTGACCGTCTCACGCCTCGGCGGCGACGCCGCGACCCTGGGCGCCGCCGGGCAGGTCATCCACCGGGTCATCGCCGACCCCTGGAGTCACCTGTAG
- a CDS encoding helix-turn-helix domain-containing protein, which yields MRTEMARQAPRNRLGKRVAAIRSARRMYQADLAQAANVSVSMLRKIEQGTRVPSDQALDAIAAALGVDPSRLLGDSGRLDSRVHDAIPALREVIAAYDVPDEGPVRPLPALRASVTGAVQKRLGAQYVLLSQILPGLLGELIRGAHATANPDDLAALLVAAYRASDAVAYKYGYLDLSARLIELMRQTSAAAEDPLLTASTAYVRTEIFFAAHAYQAGLRAIELAIDRLPEKAGRPRLGVLGSLHMRAAVIAARAANADAAMTHLSEARRLGDLVPEDIYYGTAFGPCSVRVHEVSVALGLGDRHLRLALTLGSSWSPPLDMPAERRSGFFIDLARAQLWAGLKGAAFESLRTARRIAPQHTREHPWVREDVETLLRLERASSEALVSFAEWVGVI from the coding sequence GTGCGCACCGAAATGGCCCGCCAAGCTCCTAGAAACCGTCTCGGAAAGCGCGTCGCCGCGATTCGCAGCGCGCGCCGTATGTACCAGGCCGACCTCGCCCAGGCGGCCAACGTCTCCGTCAGCATGCTTCGGAAGATCGAGCAAGGCACACGCGTACCCAGCGACCAGGCCCTGGACGCCATCGCCGCAGCGCTGGGTGTTGATCCATCACGGCTCTTAGGGGACTCCGGCCGCCTCGACAGCCGCGTCCACGATGCGATCCCCGCGCTGCGTGAAGTCATCGCCGCTTATGACGTCCCTGACGAGGGTCCGGTACGACCCCTGCCCGCACTCCGAGCGTCCGTTACCGGCGCGGTCCAGAAACGCCTGGGCGCTCAGTACGTACTGTTGTCGCAGATCCTTCCTGGGCTACTCGGCGAACTCATCCGCGGGGCTCACGCAACCGCTAATCCCGACGACCTCGCGGCGTTGCTTGTCGCCGCCTACCGAGCCTCCGATGCGGTCGCCTACAAATACGGCTACCTGGATTTGTCGGCCCGGCTGATCGAGCTGATGCGCCAGACCTCGGCCGCCGCCGAGGATCCCCTCCTGACCGCGTCAACAGCGTATGTGCGGACCGAAATCTTCTTCGCCGCACACGCGTACCAGGCGGGGTTGCGTGCCATTGAGTTGGCCATTGACCGCCTGCCAGAAAAAGCGGGGCGCCCACGTCTCGGCGTCCTGGGGTCCCTGCACATGCGAGCGGCCGTCATCGCGGCGCGGGCGGCCAACGCTGACGCCGCGATGACCCACCTGAGCGAGGCGCGGCGACTCGGCGACCTCGTTCCCGAGGACATCTACTACGGGACCGCGTTCGGCCCCTGCTCGGTCCGCGTCCACGAGGTATCCGTCGCGCTCGGCCTCGGAGACCGTCACCTCCGGCTCGCCCTCACCCTGGGCAGCAGTTGGTCACCGCCTCTGGACATGCCCGCCGAACGCCGCAGCGGCTTCTTTATCGACCTGGCCAGGGCGCAGCTGTGGGCCGGTCTGAAGGGCGCGGCATTTGAATCGTTGCGAACGGCCCGCCGGATCGCGCCGCAGCACACCCGAGAGCATCCATGGGTCCGTGAGGATGTCGAGACTCTCCTACGCCTGGAGCGCGCCAGCAGCGAAGCCCTGGTCAGTTTCGCCGAATGGGTCGGCGTGATCTAA
- a CDS encoding HAD family hydrolase: MTVVLDIGETLVRDDRYWGSWADWLNVPRHTLSALVGAVTALGMDNAEAIRILRPGIDLHAERRAREEAGHGEHLDETDLYPDVRQGLQALRDAGFRVCVAGNQTRRAGDLLRGLLIPADAIVTSEEWGTAKPDPGFFAKVLQLAEAPARETVYVGDHPANDIIPARAFGLRTCIIRRGPWGHLWGNDAATLNAADWQIDSITQLPPLLAGSAHRNGPPSS; the protein is encoded by the coding sequence ATGACTGTGGTACTCGATATAGGTGAGACGCTGGTTCGCGATGACCGCTACTGGGGATCTTGGGCGGATTGGCTGAACGTCCCTCGCCATACCCTGTCCGCTCTGGTCGGCGCGGTGACAGCACTGGGCATGGACAACGCGGAGGCAATCCGCATTCTCCGGCCCGGCATCGACCTGCACGCAGAGCGCCGGGCCCGCGAGGAGGCCGGCCATGGCGAGCACCTTGACGAGACCGACCTGTACCCCGATGTGCGGCAGGGCCTACAGGCCCTGCGTGATGCGGGATTTCGTGTTTGCGTCGCCGGGAACCAGACACGCAGGGCCGGTGACCTCCTACGAGGGCTGTTGATTCCGGCCGACGCCATCGTCACGTCGGAAGAATGGGGCACCGCGAAACCCGATCCCGGGTTCTTCGCCAAAGTCCTACAGCTTGCCGAAGCGCCTGCTCGTGAAACGGTTTACGTAGGCGACCATCCCGCGAACGACATCATTCCCGCAAGGGCCTTCGGCCTGCGCACCTGCATAATCCGGCGCGGCCCTTGGGGACACCTCTGGGGAAACGACGCAGCCACTTTGAACGCCGCCGACTGGCAGATCGACAGCATCACACAACTGCCTCCTCTCCTAGCCGGAAGTGCGCACCGAAATGGCCCGCCAAGCTCCTAG
- a CDS encoding MarR family winged helix-turn-helix transcriptional regulator, producing MAVTRWLDDDEQRTWRAFLAASQLVQEELDRQLQRDSGMPHAYYAVLVKLSEAPERMMRMSELATEVNSSQSRLSHAVKRLEERGWVRREPCEADRRVSWAILTDQGLSVLTAAAPGHVEAVRQAVFDRLTPDQLRHLAEICTVLLPTSEPS from the coding sequence GTGGCCGTGACGCGATGGCTGGACGACGACGAGCAGCGCACCTGGCGCGCCTTCCTGGCCGCCTCGCAGCTCGTCCAGGAGGAGCTGGACCGGCAGCTGCAGCGGGACTCCGGCATGCCGCACGCCTACTACGCCGTGCTGGTGAAGCTCTCCGAGGCGCCCGAGCGGATGATGCGGATGAGCGAGCTGGCGACGGAGGTCAACTCCTCGCAGAGCCGCCTGTCGCACGCGGTGAAGCGGCTGGAGGAGCGCGGCTGGGTGCGGCGCGAGCCGTGCGAGGCGGACAGGCGTGTGAGCTGGGCGATCCTCACCGACCAGGGCCTCTCGGTCCTCACTGCCGCCGCCCCCGGCCACGTCGAGGCCGTACGCCAGGCCGTGTTCGACCGCCTCACCCCCGACCAGCTCCGCCACCTGGCCGAGATCTGCACCGTGCTTCTTCCCACCTCGGAACCCTCGTGA
- a CDS encoding VOC family protein produces the protein MPVQRLNHAVLFVRDAERSVAFYREALGFRVVMEMPGAAFLQASGSSNDHDLGLFEIGAQAGPSGAGRSTVGLYHLAWEVDTLAELERIALKLGELDALVGASDHSTTKALYAKDPDGLEFEVSWLVPAALLTEEVLSGRSGIKPLDIAREKERYGAETRGGLGISIPA, from the coding sequence ATGCCGGTCCAGCGGCTAAACCATGCCGTTCTCTTCGTGCGCGACGCCGAACGCAGCGTCGCCTTCTACCGGGAGGCCCTCGGCTTCAGGGTGGTCATGGAGATGCCGGGCGCCGCCTTCCTGCAGGCATCGGGATCCAGCAACGACCACGACCTCGGCCTCTTCGAGATCGGCGCGCAGGCGGGCCCCTCGGGGGCCGGGCGCTCGACCGTCGGCCTCTACCACCTGGCCTGGGAGGTCGACACCCTCGCGGAGCTGGAGCGGATCGCCCTCAAGCTCGGCGAGCTCGACGCCCTCGTCGGCGCCTCCGACCACTCCACCACCAAGGCCCTGTACGCCAAGGACCCCGACGGGCTGGAGTTCGAGGTCTCCTGGCTGGTCCCCGCCGCCCTTCTCACCGAGGAGGTGCTGAGCGGGCGCTCCGGCATCAAACCCCTCGACATCGCCAGGGAGAAGGAGCGGTACGGCGCCGAGACCCGCGGCGGCCTCGGGATCTCGATTCCCGCCTGA